A genomic stretch from Acetobacter ascendens includes:
- the ggt gene encoding gamma-glutamyltransferase produces MPAPIQRFSLPSRLVAMAVLCMGVGATTIQPLWAAAPVASAPDPLAFSTTQPDQLPPLAPVRGAHGMAVSAQRLASEAGAHILAQGGNAADAAVAMGYALAVVYPAAGNLGGGGFMLLRPPGKQQSVFLDFREKAPAAAAPTMFLDEHGNVLPDQSVTGWKAVAIPGTVAGLEEVHKRWGKLPRQAVLAPAIRLAREGFVLEAGDVALLNTSTEAFRKDPYARVIFLRPDGFPLQVGDKLVQKDLARSLEQIARHGADAFYKGPIAHTIVETSRKNGGILTLADFAHYAPRELPPLTCAYRGLEVETAPPPSAGGVALCEMLNILGGYNMQTLGLHTAPALQREIEAMRHAYSDRRDLGDPAFVPNPSQHLLDPTYAAEIRAHIPTDHAVPSTSLKAGDASAEKPETTQFSVMDKNGFAISTTYTLNGWFGAKVIGGNTGIFMNDEMDDFSIKPGAPNMFGIPGSTANAIAPGKTPLSSMTPTILSRNGKPIMVIGSPGGSRIPTIVLSVILGVVDYGLDIQQAIDLPRLHEQWMPDAVEIEAGAVSSSVERTLEHEGYHFAPHAPWGIPEGILAGSPRLTNQTTGAPPYFGGYDRRHPGGAAIGE; encoded by the coding sequence ATGCCTGCTCCCATACAGCGTTTCTCCCTCCCGTCCCGTTTGGTGGCGATGGCAGTGCTTTGTATGGGAGTGGGGGCTACCACCATACAGCCGCTATGGGCAGCGGCCCCCGTGGCATCGGCACCAGACCCTCTGGCATTCAGCACCACACAGCCTGATCAACTCCCACCTTTAGCCCCCGTACGTGGGGCGCATGGTATGGCCGTTTCTGCCCAACGCCTTGCATCCGAGGCCGGAGCGCACATTCTGGCCCAAGGCGGCAACGCAGCAGATGCGGCCGTGGCCATGGGGTACGCATTGGCTGTTGTTTACCCTGCCGCAGGCAATTTAGGCGGTGGTGGCTTTATGCTGCTGCGCCCTCCGGGCAAACAGCAGAGTGTTTTTCTGGATTTTCGGGAAAAGGCCCCCGCTGCTGCTGCTCCCACAATGTTTTTGGATGAGCACGGCAATGTGCTGCCTGATCAATCCGTAACGGGTTGGAAAGCTGTTGCTATTCCCGGCACCGTTGCGGGGCTGGAGGAAGTTCATAAACGCTGGGGCAAATTGCCGCGTCAAGCTGTGCTGGCTCCCGCCATTCGGCTAGCGCGTGAAGGCTTTGTGCTGGAAGCCGGAGATGTGGCATTACTGAACACCTCAACAGAGGCTTTTCGTAAAGACCCTTACGCGCGGGTTATTTTCCTGCGCCCAGATGGCTTTCCCCTACAGGTGGGAGACAAACTGGTGCAAAAAGACCTTGCCCGCTCACTTGAACAAATTGCCCGCCACGGTGCGGATGCCTTTTACAAAGGCCCCATTGCCCACACTATTGTAGAAACATCGCGCAAGAATGGTGGCATTCTTACCCTTGCAGATTTTGCGCATTACGCACCACGCGAACTCCCTCCGCTCACCTGCGCCTATCGCGGGTTGGAAGTGGAAACAGCGCCGCCCCCAAGTGCAGGTGGCGTTGCCTTATGTGAAATGCTGAACATTCTTGGCGGCTACAACATGCAAACCCTTGGTTTGCACACAGCGCCAGCTTTGCAGCGTGAAATAGAAGCCATGCGCCACGCTTATTCTGATAGGCGTGATCTGGGTGATCCGGCTTTTGTGCCCAACCCCAGCCAGCATTTGCTAGACCCAACCTACGCAGCCGAAATACGGGCGCATATTCCCACAGATCATGCAGTGCCTTCTACATCCTTGAAAGCTGGAGATGCTTCTGCCGAAAAACCCGAAACCACGCAGTTTTCTGTAATGGACAAAAATGGCTTTGCCATTTCCACTACGTACACACTAAACGGATGGTTTGGGGCCAAGGTAATTGGCGGCAATACCGGCATTTTCATGAATGATGAGATGGATGATTTTTCCATCAAACCCGGCGCACCCAATATGTTTGGTATTCCCGGTAGCACGGCCAATGCCATTGCTCCGGGCAAAACGCCTCTTTCTTCCATGACACCCACCATTCTCTCCCGCAATGGAAAGCCCATTATGGTGATAGGCAGCCCAGGGGGCTCTCGCATTCCCACCATTGTGCTGTCTGTTATTCTGGGTGTTGTGGATTACGGATTGGATATCCAGCAGGCCATTGATCTTCCGCGCCTGCATGAACAGTGGATGCCCGATGCAGTGGAAATAGAAGCCGGCGCGGTTTCCTCATCTGTAGAACGCACGCTGGAGCATGAGGGCTACCATTTTGCCCCGCATGCACCGTGGGGTATACCGGAGGGCATTCTGGCAGGTAGCCCGCGTTTAACAAACCAAACCACAGGTGCTCCGCCTTACTTTGGCGGGTATGACAGACGCCACCCCGGAGGTGCCGCTATAGGCGAGTAA
- a CDS encoding lysine-2,3-aminomutase-like protein, translated as MSFPVKPSFSRRKTLRTPDDLIAAGLVPPKQHEMLADVAQHYATAIPPAFLDLITTPDDPIGVQVVPSAQELEIAPEERSDPIGDNALSPVPGIVHRYADRALLKPLLICPLYCRFCFRREHVGPDGGVLDDAALEQALEWLRTHEQIREVILTGGDPLMLSPRRLGHIVAALSAMPHVTTIRVHSRVPVADPERVTDALLDALETDKAMWMAVHINHAWEMSEPARACLKRIVRRGIPLLGQSVLLRGVNDSEQALEDLFRAMVETRMRPYYLHQLDPAPGTAHFHVPVEEGQRLLAGLRGRVTGLAWPLYVLDIPGGYGKVPLGPEYVQGPRQVKDPKGETHKLDRL; from the coding sequence ATGTCTTTCCCGGTCAAGCCCTCTTTTTCGCGGCGCAAAACACTGCGCACCCCGGATGATCTGATAGCAGCCGGTTTGGTGCCTCCCAAACAGCATGAGATGCTGGCTGATGTGGCTCAGCATTATGCCACGGCCATTCCGCCAGCTTTTCTGGATTTAATCACCACGCCGGATGATCCGATAGGCGTGCAGGTTGTGCCCTCTGCGCAGGAACTGGAAATTGCGCCGGAGGAACGCTCTGACCCTATTGGAGATAACGCGCTTTCACCCGTTCCTGGCATTGTGCATCGCTATGCAGATCGGGCGTTATTGAAGCCCTTGTTGATTTGCCCGCTTTATTGCCGATTCTGCTTTAGGCGCGAGCATGTGGGGCCAGATGGTGGCGTATTAGATGATGCCGCGTTGGAACAGGCGTTGGAGTGGCTGCGCACGCATGAGCAGATTCGCGAAGTGATTCTAACAGGGGGAGATCCGCTGATGCTTTCTCCTCGGCGGCTTGGGCATATTGTGGCAGCGCTTTCAGCCATGCCGCATGTGACGACTATTCGTGTGCATAGCCGCGTGCCTGTGGCGGACCCGGAGCGGGTAACAGATGCTCTGTTGGATGCGCTAGAAACAGACAAGGCCATGTGGATGGCCGTGCACATCAACCACGCGTGGGAAATGTCGGAACCTGCACGGGCGTGCCTTAAACGCATTGTGCGCAGGGGTATTCCGCTACTGGGGCAGTCTGTTCTGCTGCGTGGTGTGAATGATAGCGAGCAGGCGCTGGAAGACCTGTTCCGCGCTATGGTGGAAACCCGCATGCGCCCGTATTACCTGCACCAGTTGGACCCAGCCCCCGGCACGGCGCATTTTCATGTGCCGGTAGAGGAAGGGCAGCGCCTGCTTGCAGGGTTGCGCGGGCGCGTAACCGGTTTGGCGTGGCCGCTCTATGTGCTGGATATTCCCGGTGGTTACGGCAAGGTGCCGTTGGGGCCTGAATATGTGCAAGGCCCCCGGCAGGTGAAAGACCCTAAGGGAGAAACCCATAAGCTAGATAGACTATAG
- the epmA gene encoding EF-P lysine aminoacylase EpmA, with protein sequence MSDSATVQPDPGMKDPDHILDRLPFLLRRNLVLRGARAFLEARGCVEVETPYAVPTPGEEVHLQPFHTVREAPDGVQQNLFLHTSPEFAMKRIVAATGLPVFQFARVWRNGEGSNLHAPEFTMLEWYQPNMTLEGMMDETEALLQAVLPPILHHSGHNLNISGPFERLTMQEAFHRHAGVDLLPTEGNAQALANAAGCTLREGETWEDLFFRLLMERIEPAIGRTRPTFLTHWPASQAALARKSPQDPRVALRFELYAAGMELANAFEELTDATEQRSRFEADRHQRKTLYPNRADWPMDEKLLSALPHMPICAGIALGFDRLVMLACGTTRIQNVLWING encoded by the coding sequence ATGTCAGACTCTGCAACTGTTCAGCCTGATCCGGGTATGAAAGACCCCGATCATATTCTTGACCGGCTCCCCTTTCTGCTGCGCCGCAATCTTGTCTTGCGCGGGGCACGTGCTTTTTTGGAAGCGCGCGGCTGTGTGGAAGTGGAAACCCCTTACGCCGTACCCACACCGGGGGAAGAAGTGCATCTCCAGCCCTTCCATACCGTGCGAGAAGCCCCTGATGGCGTGCAACAAAACCTGTTCCTGCACACCAGCCCGGAATTTGCCATGAAGCGTATTGTGGCCGCCACCGGGTTGCCTGTTTTTCAGTTTGCGCGTGTCTGGCGGAATGGTGAGGGTAGTAACCTCCATGCCCCCGAGTTTACCATGCTGGAATGGTACCAACCCAATATGACACTGGAAGGGATGATGGATGAAACCGAAGCCCTTTTACAAGCCGTGTTGCCACCGATTCTCCACCATTCGGGCCACAACCTGAACATATCTGGCCCATTTGAACGGTTGACCATGCAAGAAGCCTTCCATCGCCATGCCGGTGTCGACCTTCTGCCCACAGAAGGAAACGCACAGGCATTGGCAAACGCGGCAGGCTGTACATTGCGTGAGGGTGAAACGTGGGAGGACCTGTTCTTCCGCCTGCTGATGGAGCGCATAGAACCAGCCATTGGGCGCACGCGCCCCACGTTTCTCACCCATTGGCCCGCCAGCCAAGCCGCATTGGCGCGCAAAAGCCCACAAGACCCGCGCGTAGCCCTACGGTTTGAGCTTTATGCTGCGGGCATGGAGTTAGCGAACGCTTTTGAAGAGCTGACAGACGCCACAGAACAACGCTCCCGCTTTGAGGCCGACCGCCACCAGCGCAAAACTCTTTACCCCAATCGGGCAGATTGGCCGATGGATGAAAAATTGCTCAGCGCCCTGCCCCATATGCCTATCTGCGCGGGCATTGCGTTGGGGTTTGATAGATTGGTTATGCTGGCTTGTGGCACAACACGCATACAGAACGTCTTGTGGATAAACGGTTAG
- a CDS encoding fasciclin domain-containing protein yields MIFWETSMHPKRVLHRTAFNSRMLAPAAIGIAALVLGGCTQSRARQDTYKVANSTCSYMMPTVSGTRTYAPAKPSTSSEAEPKSAPDSQIAYPNPETPAFCDRPLSDTLPSSLEMADYTHLLNATGLLAILQQDGPFTVFGIPNSALETYDAQTGNKLTSPDNKAVIKEMLSYTIVKGRWPLAKIKQAALASPTQSVGLPTLNGQLLSAWVDGQSGQVVIGNGQGMVSHLWVTGIPQSNGVLYFIQDLVLPPIAQQNAGTSTPVSAAPSVSPVPPVSKAQAQASTVAARTQPATATYTSRKGNLTTPPVLQLP; encoded by the coding sequence ATGATCTTTTGGGAGACATCCATGCACCCTAAGCGTGTTCTGCACAGAACAGCCTTTAACTCTCGTATGCTGGCCCCGGCAGCCATCGGCATTGCCGCGTTGGTGCTTGGTGGCTGCACGCAAAGCCGTGCTCGGCAGGATACGTATAAAGTTGCCAATTCAACCTGTTCGTACATGATGCCAACAGTTTCGGGCACACGCACTTACGCACCTGCCAAACCGAGCACAAGCTCAGAGGCAGAGCCAAAAAGCGCCCCAGATAGCCAGATAGCCTACCCTAACCCAGAAACACCGGCTTTTTGTGACCGCCCCCTGTCAGACACGCTCCCAAGTTCTCTGGAAATGGCAGATTATACCCACCTGCTTAATGCAACGGGGTTACTTGCTATCCTCCAACAGGATGGACCATTTACCGTTTTTGGCATTCCGAATTCCGCGCTAGAAACTTATGATGCCCAGACAGGCAACAAGCTGACAAGCCCAGATAATAAGGCAGTTATCAAGGAAATGCTGTCTTACACCATTGTAAAAGGGCGCTGGCCGCTTGCCAAAATAAAACAGGCTGCTCTGGCTTCTCCCACCCAGTCTGTCGGGCTTCCAACCCTGAATGGCCAGTTGCTTTCAGCGTGGGTGGATGGTCAGTCTGGTCAGGTTGTTATTGGTAATGGACAGGGCATGGTATCTCACCTGTGGGTTACGGGTATTCCGCAATCCAATGGTGTGCTGTACTTCATACAGGATCTGGTGCTCCCACCTATTGCGCAACAAAACGCGGGAACCAGCACGCCTGTTTCTGCCGCACCTTCTGTAAGTCCTGTTCCCCCGGTGTCCAAGGCACAGGCACAGGCCAGCACGGTTGCCGCTCGTACGCAACCTGCCACAGCCACCTACACATCCCGCAAGGGAAACCTTACAACACCGCCTGTTTTACAACTGCCTTAA
- a CDS encoding YjjA family protein, with amino-acid sequence MLAMAPGVVAAPAVHAQGFGGGLGSIGKSALSGAESGVASQGTSMASSMLPSLSSASTGNLAGILGYCVQNNVLQQGSSTAQSVLGSLTQKPGVTSSSAYEAGQQGLLQTGNNQMFSLANLKGELKTKLCSMVLDKAQSAL; translated from the coding sequence ATGCTGGCTATGGCTCCTGGTGTTGTTGCTGCTCCGGCTGTGCACGCACAGGGGTTTGGTGGTGGACTGGGCTCTATTGGTAAAAGTGCCCTGTCTGGTGCTGAAAGCGGCGTGGCAAGTCAGGGCACAAGCATGGCATCCAGCATGCTGCCAAGCCTTTCTTCTGCCAGCACGGGCAATCTGGCTGGTATCCTTGGGTATTGTGTGCAGAACAACGTGCTTCAGCAGGGTTCTTCCACGGCCCAGTCAGTGCTGGGGAGCCTCACACAGAAACCGGGTGTTACATCTTCTAGCGCATACGAAGCTGGCCAGCAGGGGCTGCTTCAGACTGGCAATAACCAGATGTTCTCCTTGGCTAACCTGAAGGGCGAACTCAAAACCAAACTGTGCAGCATGGTGCTGGATAAAGCGCAGTCTGCACTCTAA
- a CDS encoding thiamine phosphate synthase produces MSDLYLVTPAVSDAQAFLPVLEAGLAHHQPAALLLRLADMPASAARQAVLLLKPVIQARDIALILENAPTLAQQTGCDGVHLSPSYTADSVKDVRRIIGPDLQLGVAVGESRDAAMCAGEDGADYICFGAEDDAALETVSALTRWWSLMMELPVVAQAQTPSDLAVLNASGADFVMPSEQWWLQPDAWQG; encoded by the coding sequence ATGTCTGATCTTTATCTTGTCACGCCTGCTGTGTCTGATGCGCAGGCTTTTTTACCTGTCCTTGAGGCAGGTTTAGCTCACCACCAGCCCGCAGCCTTGTTGCTGCGGCTGGCGGATATGCCTGCTTCTGCGGCACGGCAGGCCGTGTTGCTTCTTAAACCGGTTATTCAGGCGCGAGATATTGCCCTGATTCTGGAGAACGCCCCCACTCTTGCGCAGCAAACGGGGTGTGATGGCGTGCACCTTTCTCCTTCATATACAGCGGATTCTGTAAAGGATGTGCGGCGTATTATCGGGCCGGATCTCCAGCTTGGTGTTGCGGTTGGAGAAAGCCGTGATGCCGCCATGTGTGCCGGTGAAGATGGCGCAGATTATATCTGCTTTGGGGCAGAAGATGACGCAGCGCTTGAAACTGTTTCTGCTCTCACGCGCTGGTGGTCTTTGATGATGGAACTGCCCGTGGTGGCGCAGGCGCAAACACCGTCTGATCTGGCGGTATTAAATGCCAGTGGGGCAGATTTTGTTATGCCCTCCGAACAGTGGTGGCTGCAGCCGGATGCGTGGCAAGGCTGA
- a CDS encoding class I fructose-bisphosphate aldolase has product MTLTPKVKAILDQYESDNPGTKMNLARLLNAGKLGGTGKLVILPVDQGFEHGPARSFAANPAAYDPHYHFELAIEAGLSGYAAPLGMLECGAATYAGEIPLILKCNSSNSLATEKDQAVTGTVADALRLGCSGIGFTIYPGSEYCFEQMEELRELAAEAKAAGLAVIVWSYPRGPVLDKKAETAVDVCAYAAHMAALTGAHIIKVKPPTEVVALDANKPAYEQNKIDVTTLAARVQHVVQSCFAGRRIVIFSGGAHTSTDELLQTIQGIQDGGGFGSIIGRNVFQRPKAEALALLDKITTIFKG; this is encoded by the coding sequence ATGACACTTACCCCCAAGGTTAAGGCTATTCTCGACCAGTACGAGAGCGATAATCCCGGCACCAAGATGAATCTGGCACGGCTGCTTAACGCAGGTAAGCTGGGTGGCACGGGCAAGCTGGTGATTCTGCCGGTTGATCAGGGGTTTGAGCATGGCCCAGCCCGTTCCTTTGCAGCTAATCCGGCAGCGTATGATCCGCATTATCACTTTGAACTGGCGATTGAAGCTGGTCTGAGTGGTTATGCAGCCCCGCTGGGCATGCTGGAATGCGGCGCAGCAACATATGCTGGCGAAATTCCGCTGATTCTAAAGTGCAACAGCTCCAACAGCCTTGCGACAGAAAAAGATCAGGCTGTAACGGGTACAGTGGCTGATGCGCTGCGTCTGGGTTGCTCCGGTATTGGTTTCACCATTTATCCGGGTTCCGAATACTGCTTCGAGCAGATGGAAGAACTGCGCGAACTGGCAGCAGAAGCTAAAGCTGCTGGCTTGGCCGTTATTGTATGGAGCTACCCACGTGGCCCCGTGCTGGACAAAAAAGCTGAAACCGCAGTGGATGTTTGCGCCTATGCCGCACATATGGCTGCACTGACCGGTGCGCACATCATTAAAGTGAAGCCGCCAACGGAAGTTGTTGCGCTGGATGCCAACAAGCCAGCGTATGAGCAGAACAAGATTGACGTTACCACTCTGGCTGCCCGCGTGCAGCACGTTGTGCAGTCCTGCTTTGCTGGCCGCCGTATCGTGATCTTCTCCGGTGGTGCACATACCAGCACGGATGAACTGCTGCAGACCATTCAGGGTATTCAGGATGGTGGCGGCTTTGGTTCCATTATCGGCCGTAACGTGTTCCAGCGTCCGAAGGCAGAAGCTCTGGCTCTGCTGGACAAAATCACCACCATTTTCAAAGGCTAA